From Chengkuizengella sediminis, one genomic window encodes:
- a CDS encoding ABC transporter ATP-binding protein, giving the protein MILCENLVKIYKIADLEVVALQGLDLEVKNGELMAIIGNSGSGKSTLLNMLGGLDRPSAGTVSVNGLDLLKFKEKDYVKYKRETVGFVWQNNARNLIPYLTALENVELPILLKGRRKKERAKELLEAVGLGHRMNNTLNQLSGGEQQRVAIAIALANRPKLLLADEPTGSLDTKMSDQILDLFRKLNEEYGLTIVIVTHDPLLAKKVNRVVAIRDGKTSSEMIRKRSVEELEQLGLGFEKEDETHEEFAILDKAGRLQIPDTYLKSIGLEDKNKVQLQLEDGKIILTSPNDNEKGDEGKIENQGKENKEEKKVKMA; this is encoded by the coding sequence ATGATTTTGTGCGAAAATCTTGTGAAGATTTACAAAATTGCTGATCTTGAGGTTGTGGCATTACAGGGATTAGATCTCGAAGTGAAAAATGGAGAACTAATGGCAATCATCGGAAATAGCGGTAGTGGTAAATCTACTCTATTAAATATGTTAGGTGGATTAGATCGTCCATCTGCAGGAACTGTTTCTGTGAACGGATTGGATTTATTAAAGTTTAAAGAGAAAGATTATGTTAAATATAAACGAGAGACGGTAGGATTTGTTTGGCAGAATAACGCAAGAAATTTAATTCCATATTTAACGGCTTTGGAAAATGTAGAGCTGCCCATTCTTTTAAAAGGTCGTCGTAAAAAAGAACGAGCCAAAGAATTACTGGAAGCAGTTGGACTAGGACATCGTATGAATAATACATTAAATCAACTTTCAGGTGGAGAGCAGCAGCGTGTAGCCATCGCTATTGCGTTAGCGAATCGCCCAAAATTGTTGTTAGCTGATGAACCTACAGGGTCTCTAGATACTAAAATGTCTGATCAAATCCTGGACTTGTTTAGAAAATTAAATGAAGAGTATGGATTGACGATCGTGATCGTAACCCACGATCCTCTATTAGCTAAAAAGGTGAATCGTGTTGTAGCTATTCGAGATGGAAAAACCTCCTCAGAAATGATTCGAAAAAGATCAGTTGAGGAGCTTGAGCAATTAGGACTTGGCTTTGAAAAAGAAGATGAGACACATGAAGAATTCGCAATTCTAGATAAAGCTGGTAGATTGCAAATTCCTGATACTTATTTAAAGTCCATAGGACTAGAAGATAAAAACAAAGTCCAACTACAACTTGAGGATGGCAAAATTATTCTTACCTCCCCAAATGATAACGAGAAGGGGGACGAGGGTAAGATTGAGAACCAGGGTAAAGAGAACAAAGAAGAAAAAAAAGTGAAAATGGCTTGA